Proteins found in one Candidatus Desulfatibia profunda genomic segment:
- a CDS encoding histidine phosphatase family protein, protein MTNVYVVRHGQTAWNLEEVFRGRMDIPLDETGKKEVHLSGEALKDQTIHAVYSSPLSRSMETAENIAKFHSLPVTPLEAIIDISYGDWEGVSLQKVREKFPELYALWLHEPHKVRFPNGETLNEVRLRTLGAIENLVAKHRQETIVLVAHRVPNKVICCALLGLDNSHFWRIQQDTASTNLFVYKNEQWTVSFLNDTSYLKVLGKTPLADF, encoded by the coding sequence ATGACTAACGTATATGTAGTGCGCCATGGCCAGACAGCCTGGAATCTGGAGGAGGTCTTTCGCGGACGCATGGATATCCCTTTGGATGAGACCGGAAAAAAGGAAGTCCATCTGTCCGGCGAGGCTCTCAAGGACCAAACCATTCATGCCGTTTACAGCAGCCCCCTGTCCCGTTCAATGGAGACTGCTGAAAATATAGCAAAGTTCCATAGTCTGCCGGTGACGCCGCTGGAAGCCATTATTGATATCAGCTATGGCGACTGGGAAGGCGTAAGCCTTCAAAAAGTCCGGGAGAAATTTCCGGAGCTGTATGCGCTCTGGCTGCACGAACCGCACAAGGTTCGCTTCCCCAATGGGGAGACCCTGAATGAGGTGCGCTTGCGAACCCTGGGTGCCATTGAGAATCTTGTGGCCAAACACCGGCAAGAAACTATTGTCCTGGTGGCCCACCGAGTGCCGAACAAGGTGATCTGCTGTGCCCTTTTGGGCCTGGACAACAGTCACTTTTGGCGCATTCAACAGGATACCGCCAGCACCAACCTGTTTGTTTATAAAAACGAGCAGTGGACCGTCTCTTTTCTGAATGACACTTCCTATCTCAAGGTGCTGGGGAAAACGCCCCTGGCCGATTTTTAA